Sequence from the Clostridium butyricum genome:
TAATAATGAAATAGGTATTGTAAAAGCAATAAAATGTACTGATATGTTATTAATTCACACAAGTCTATCTTATGAGGATGAATATTATGATCTATATGGATTAGATGATTCTTTTTATTTGGCTCAAAGTGGTACTTATGGTGATTTAGATGAAGTAGCAATTCAGTTTAAAGATACTATTAGTAGTTATGAAAGTTATTGTGAAAAATTTGAAGAGTTAATTGATCGTATATTTGAATAGGGTTATAAGATGAGGAGATGTATATGGATGATAATTATCAATGAATAAGTGATTTCCTTTATGATGATATTTCAAAATTAGAGGAGAAAATTGATAAAATAAATGATTCAATAGCGCTCCATATTATAGCATGTAAATATAATTGGGATGATGGGTTTAAGTTTCCTAAACTAATTATAGAAAATAAAAATTGTGATTTGGACACGGCTTTGATGATATTTTATGATGCAGATGATTATACATTTTTAAATGGAAATAATGAAGAGGAACCAGCGAATTTAAATGTGTGGTTCAACCTATATAGGAAAATATTTGATAGCGAGTTTGTTGGTAAAAGTATTCAATATATACCTGAAGTAACTAAAGTTAAGATTTATAAATTAAAGAAAGGTAATCCTAGTGTACCAGAAGTGTTGCTAAATGGAACATTAGGGATTAAAGTTAATAAAGTTGGTTTTGGATGTAATTAATATGAAGGATATAAAATACATTCATTATGGTTGGATTAATTATTAAATGATGATAAAGAAGGTGATTTATATGAAAACTTGCCCTTGTTGTGGTTATAAAACTTTAGATGATGGTTCAATATATGATATTTGTGATATATGTTTTTGGGAAGATGACATTGTTCAGTTTA
This genomic interval carries:
- a CDS encoding DUF4274 domain-containing protein encodes the protein MALHIIACKYNWDDGFKFPKLIIENKNCDLDTALMIFYDADDYTFLNGNNEEEPANLNVWFNLYRKIFDSEFVGKSIQYIPEVTKVKIYKLKKGNPSVPEVLLNGTLGIKVNKVGFGCN